A window from Acinonyx jubatus isolate Ajub_Pintada_27869175 chromosome E1, VMU_Ajub_asm_v1.0, whole genome shotgun sequence encodes these proteins:
- the TMEM94 gene encoding transmembrane protein 94 isoform X4 → MLGRSLPFGGDHIHLGMPAVLWAHGSEGEARGLCPNLLSHVEYCWAPSLWLEKSSPVRLQTQLRNQLEGEPPLALGLSTRKALSILKEQLEAVLEGHLKERKKCLTWKEMWRSSFLHHSNRCSCFHWPGASLMLLAVLLLLGCHGGQPAGSHGAELVSASALCLLLLLNLILIGRQDRLKRREVERRLRGIIDQIQDALRDGKEIKWPDAMYPDLHMPFAPSWSLHWAYRDGHLVNLPVSLLVEGDIIALRPGQESFASLRGIKDDEHIVLEPGDLFPPFSPPPSPRGEVKKGPQNPQQHRLFRVLETPVIDNIRWCLDMALSRPVTALDNERFTVQSVMLHYAVPVVLAGFLITNALRFMLNAPGVTSWQYTLLQLQVNGVLPVLPLLFPALWVLATACGEARVLAQMSKASPSSLLAKFSEDTLSSYTEAVSSQEMLRCIWGHFLRVIQGTSPTLSHSSSLLHSLGSVTVLCCVDKQGILSWPNPSPETVLFFSGKVEPPHSSHEDLTDDLSTRSFCHPEPHERDALLAGSLNTSLHLSNEQERGDWPGDGPKPPEFYSHHKAHGRSKHPSGSNVSFSRDTEGGEEEPGKAQPGLEGEPYEAEDFVCDYHLEMLSLSQDQQNPSCIQFDDSNWQLHLTSLKPLGLNVLLNLCNASVTERLCRFSDHLCNIALQESHSAVLPVHVPWGLCELARLIGFTPGAKELFKQENHLALYRLPSAEMVKETSLGRLSCVTKRRPPLSHMISLFIKDTTTSTEQMLSHGTADVVLEACTDFWDGADIYPLSGSDRKKVLDFYQRACLSGYCSAFAYKPMSCALSSQLNGKCIELVQAPGQSSIFTMCELPSTVPIKLSTRRNSWSSDEGIGEVLEKEDCMQALSGQIFMGMVSSQYQARLDIVRLIDGLVNACIRFVYFSLEDELKSKVFAEKMGLETGWNCHISLTPNGDMPGSEIPPSSPSHAGSLHDDLNQVSRDDAEGLLLMEEEGHSDLISFQPTDSDLPSFLEDCNRAKLPRGIHQVRPHLQNIDNVPLLVPLFTDCTPETMCEMIKIMQEYGEVTCCLGSSANLRNSCLFLQSDISIALDPLYPSRCSWETFGYATSTSMAQASDGLSPLQLSGQLNSLPCSLTFRQEETISIIRLIEQARHATYGIRKCFLFLLQCQLTLVVIQFLSCLVQLPPLLSTTDILWLSCFCYPLLSISLLGKPPHSSIMSMATGKNLQSIPKKTQHYFLLCFLLKFSLTVSSCLICFGFTLQSFCDSSRARNLTNCSSIMLSSHADTAPAWFDDFANGLLTAQKLTAALTVLHTVFISITHVHRTKPLWRKSPLTNLWWAVTVPVVLLGQVGQTAVDLQLWTHRDSRVHFGLEDVPLLTWLLGCLSLVLVVVTNEIVKLHEIRVRVRYQKRQKLQFETKLGMNSPF, encoded by the exons ATGCTGGGGAGGAGCCTTCCTTTTGGGGGTGATCACATTCATCTGGGCATGCCTGCAGTACTCTGGGCCCATGGATCTGAAGGAGAAGCACGTG GGCTCTGCCCCAACCTGCTGAGCCATGTTGAGTACTGTTGGGCACCCTCTCTGTGGTTAGAGAAGAGCTCCCCAGTCAGACTCCAAACACAGCTGCGTAACCAGCTGGAG GGCGAGCCACCCTTGGCCCTGGGCCTGTCCACCCGGAAGGCCCTCAGCATCCTGAAGGAGCAGCTCGAGGCGGTGCTGGAAGGACACCTGAAGGAACGGAAGAAATGTCTCACGTGGAAG GAGATGTGGAGAAGCAGCTTCCTGCACCACAGTAACCGCTGCTCCTGCTTCCACTGGCCGGGCGCCTCGCTCATGCTGCTGgcggtgctgctgctgctgggctgCCACGGGGGCCAGCCGGCGGGCAG CCACGGGGCCGAGCTGGTGAGCGCCTCGGCGCTGTGCCTCCTGCTCCTTCTCAACCTCATCCTCATCGGGCGGCAAGATCGGCTGAAGCGCAGGGAGGTAGAGCGGAGGCTCCGAGGGATCATTGACCAAATCCAAG ATGCGCTCAGGGATGGCAAGGAGATCAAGTGGCCGGATGCCATGTACCCAGACCTCCACATGCCCTTTGCACCATCCTGGTCCCTGCACTGGGCGTACAGAGATGGACATCTGGTCAACCTGCCAGTTAGCCTGTTGGTGGAAGGAGACATCATAGCTCTGAGGCCCGGCCAGGAATCGTTCGCCTCTCTGAGGGGGATCAAG GATGATGAACACATTGTCTTAGAGCCGGGAGACctgtttccccctttctctccacccccttcccccaggggAGAAGTGAAGAAAGGGCCACAGAACCCACAGCAGCACAGACTCTTCCGTGTCCTTGAGACCCCTGTGATTGACAACATCAG GTGGTGCCTGGACATGGCCCTGTCCCGCCCAGTCACTGCTCTGGACAACGAACGGTTCACGGTGCAGTCGGTGATGTTGCACTACGCTGTGCCTGTGGTCCTG GCCGGCTTCCTCATCACCAATGCCCTGCGCTTTATGCTGAATGCCCCTGGGGTCACGTCCTGGCAGTACACCCTCCTCCAGCTACAG GTGAACGGCGTCCTGCCCGTCCTCCCCCTGCTCTTTCCAGCCCTCTGGGTTCTGGCGACCGCCTGTGGAGAAGCCCGCGTCCTGGCTCAGATGAGCAAGGCCTCTCCCAGCTCCTTG CTGGCCAAGTTCTCGGAGGACACTCTCAGCAGCTATACAGAAGCCGTCTCCTCTCAG GAAATGCTACGCTGCATTTGGGGTCACTTCCTGCGGGTGATCCAGGGGACGTCGCCGACGCTGAGCCATAGTTCCAGCCTGTTGCACAGCTTGGGCTCTGTCACG GTCCTATGCTGTGTGGACAAACAGGGGATCCTGTCGTGGCCAAACCCCAGCCCGGAGACCGTGTTGTTCTTCAGTGGGAAGGTGGAGCCCCCACACAGCAGCCACGAGGACCTAACAGATGACCTGTCCACCCGCTCCTTCTGCCACCCCGAG CCCCACGAACGAGATGCCCTCCTGGCTGGCTCCCTGAACACTTCCCTGCACCTTTCCAATGAGCAGGAACGTGGTGACTGGCCCGGTGACGGTCCCAAGCCCCCTGAATTCTACTCTCACCACAAAGCACACGGCCGCAGCAAACACCCATCCGGCTCCAATGTGAGCTTCAGCAGGGACACAGAGGGTGGTGAAGAAGAGCCTGGCAAG GCCCAGCCCGGACTGGAGGGCGAGCCGTACGAAGCGGAGGACTTTGTGTGTGACTACCACCTGGAGATGCTGAGCCTGTCACAGGATCAGCAGAACCCCTCCTGCATCCAGTTCGATGACTCCAACTGGCAGCTGCACCTTACATCCCTGAAGCCCCTGGGTCTCAACGTGCTGCTGAACTTGTGTAACGCCAGCGTCACGGAGCGGCTGTGCCGGTTCTCAGACCACCTGTGCAACATCGCCCTGCAGGAGAGCCACAGCGCCGTCCTGCCCGTGCACGTACCCTGGGGCCTCTGCGAGCTGGCCCGCCTCATAG GCTTCACTCCTGGGGCCAAGGAGCTCTTCAAACAGGAAAACCACCTTGCACTCTACCGCCTCCCCAGTGCCGAGATGGTGAAGGAAACCTCACTGGGAAGGCTCTCCTGTGTCACCAAGCGGCGCCCCCCCCTCAGCCACATGATCAGCCTCTTCATCAAGGACACCACCACCA gTACAGAACAGATGCTGTCCCATGGCACGGCGGACGTGGTCTTAGAGGCCTGCACAGACTTCTGGGACGGGGCCGACATCTACCCTCTTTCGGGTTCTGACAG AAAGAAAGTGCTGGATTTCTACCAGCGAGCCTGCTTGTCTGGCTACTGCTCTGCCTTTGCCTACAAGCCCATGAGCTGCGCCCTGTCCTCTCAACTCAACGGCAAGTGCATTGAGCTGGTGCAGGCGCCTGGCCAAAGCAGCATCTTCACCATGTGCGAGCTGCCCAGCACTGTCCCCATCAAGCTCAGCACCCGCCGCAACAGCTGGAGCTCTGACG AAGGGATCGGGGAGGTGCTGGAGAAGGAAGACTGTATGCAGGCCCTGAGCGGCCAGATCTTCATGGGCATGGTGTCCTCCCAGTACCAGGCCCGGCTGGACATCGTGCGCCTCATCGATGGGCTGGTCAATGCCTGCATCCGCTTCGTCTACTTCTCTTTGGAGGATGAGCTCAAAAGCAAG GTGTTTGCAGAAAAGATGGGCCTGGAGACAGGTTGGAACTGCCACATCTCTCTCACGCCCAATGGGGACATGCCTGGCTCTGAGATCCCCCCCTCCAGCCCTAGCCATGCTGGCTCCCTGCATGATGACCTGAATCAGG TGTCCCGAGACGATGCAGAAGGGCTCCTTCTGATGGAGGAGGAGGGTCACTCTGACCTCATTAGCTTCCAGCCGACAGACAGTGACCTCCCCAGCTTCCTGGAGGACTGCAACCGG GCCAAGCTGCCCCGAGGCATCCACCAGGTGCGTCCCCACCTGCAGAACATTGACAACGTGCCCCTGCTAGTGCCCCTGTTCACCGACTGTACCCCCGAGA CCATGTGTGAGATGATCAAGATCATGCAGGAATATGGGGAGGTGACCTGCTGCCTGGGCAGCTCTGCCAACCTCAGGAACAGTTGCCTTTTCCTCCAGAGCGACATCAG CATCGCCCTGGATCCCCTGTACCCATCCCGCTGCTCCTGGGAGACCTTTGGCTACGCCACCAGCACCAGCATGGCCCAGGCCTCGGATGGCCTTTCTCCCCTGCAGCTCTCGGGGCAGCTCAACAGCCTGCCCTGCTCCCTGACATTTCGCCAAGAAGAGACCATCAGCATCATCCGGCTCATTGAGCAG GCTCGGCACGCCACCTACGGCATTCGCAAGTGCTTCCTCTTCCTGCTGCAATGCCAGTTGACTCTGGTGGTCATCCAG TTCCTGTCTTGTCTGGTTCAGCTGCCACCGCTGCTGAGTACCACTGACATCCTGTGGCTGTCCTGCTTTTGCTACCCTCTGCTCAG CATCTCTCTGCTGGGAAAGCCCCCGCATAGCTCCATCATGTCTATGGCCACGGGGAAGAACCTTCAGTCCATTCCTAAGAAG ACCCAGCACTACTTCCTGCTCTGCTTCTTGCTCAAATTCAGCCTCACCGTCAGCTCGTGCCTCATCTGCTTTGGCTTCACGCTGCAGAGCTTCTGTGACAGCTCCCGGGCCCGCAACCTCACCAACTGCTCCTCCATCATGCTGAGCAG TCATGCCGACACAGCTCCAGCCTGGTTTGACGACTTTGCCAACGGACTGCTGACGGCCCAGAAGCTCACGGCGGCCCTGACCGTCCTGCACACGG TCTTCATTTCTATCACCCACGTGCATCGCACCAAGCCCCTGTGGAGAAAGAGCCCCTTGACAAACCTCTGGTGGGCCGTGACGGTGCCCGTGGT CCTGCTGGGGCAGGTGGGCCAGACGGCAGTGGACCTACAGCTGTGGACACACAGGGACAGCCGTGTCCACTTTGGCCTGGAGGACGTGCCTCTGCTGACATGGCTCCTGGGCTGCCTCTCCCTGGTCCTTGTGGTGGTCACCAACGAGATCGTGAAGCTGCATGAGATTCG GGTCCGGGTTCGCTACCAGAAGCGACAGAAACTGCAGTTTGAAACGAAGCTGGGCATGAACTCCCCCTTCTGA
- the TMEM94 gene encoding transmembrane protein 94 isoform X6 — protein MLGRSLPFGGDHIHLGMPAVLWAHGSEGEARGLCPNLLSHVEYCWAPSLWLEKSSPVRLQTQLRNQLEGEPPLALGLSTRKALSILKEQLEAVLEGHLKERKKCLTWKEMWRSSFLHHSNRCSCFHWPGASLMLLAVLLLLGCHGGQPAGSHGAELVSASALCLLLLLNLILIGRQDRLKRREVERRLRGIIDQIQDALRDGKEIKWPDAMYPDLHMPFAPSWSLHWAYRDGHLVNLPVSLLVEGDIIALRPGQESFASLRGIKDDEHIVLEPGDLFPPFSPPPSPRGEVKKGPQNPQQHRLFRVLETPVIDNIRWCLDMALSRPVTALDNERFTVQSVMLHYAVPVVLAGFLITNALRFMLNAPGVTSWQYTLLQLQVNGVLPVLPLLFPALWVLATACGEARVLAQMSKASPSSLLAKFSEDTLSSYTEAVSSQEMLRCIWGHFLRVIQGTSPTLSHSSSLLHSLGSVTVLCCVDKQGILSWPNPSPETVLFFSGKVEPPHSSHEDLTDDLSTRSFCHPEVEEEERGDWPGDGPKPPEFYSHHKAHGRSKHPSGSNVSFSRDTEGGEEEPGKAQPGLEGEPYEAEDFVCDYHLEMLSLSQDQQNPSCIQFDDSNWQLHLTSLKPLGLNVLLNLCNASVTERLCRFSDHLCNIALQESHSAVLPVHVPWGLCELARLIGFTPGAKELFKQENHLALYRLPSAEMVKETSLGRLSCVTKRRPPLSHMISLFIKDTTTSTEQMLSHGTADVVLEACTDFWDGADIYPLSGSDRKKVLDFYQRACLSGYCSAFAYKPMSCALSSQLNGKCIELVQAPGQSSIFTMCELPSTVPIKLSTRRNSWSSDEGIGEVLEKEDCMQALSGQIFMGMVSSQYQARLDIVRLIDGLVNACIRFVYFSLEDELKSKVFAEKMGLETGWNCHISLTPNGDMPGSEIPPSSPSHAGSLHDDLNQVSRDDAEGLLLMEEEGHSDLISFQPTDSDLPSFLEDCNRAKLPRGIHQVRPHLQNIDNVPLLVPLFTDCTPETMCEMIKIMQEYGEVTCCLGSSANLRNSCLFLQSDISIALDPLYPSRCSWETFGYATSTSMAQASDGLSPLQLSGQLNSLPCSLTFRQEETISIIRLIEQARHATYGIRKCFLFLLQCQLTLVVIQFLSCLVQLPPLLSTTDILWLSCFCYPLLSISLLGKPPHSSIMSMATGKNLQSIPKKTQHYFLLCFLLKFSLTVSSCLICFGFTLQSFCDSSRARNLTNCSSIMLSSHADTAPAWFDDFANGLLTAQKLTAALTVLHTVFISITHVHRTKPLWRKSPLTNLWWAVTVPVVLLGQVGQTAVDLQLWTHRDSRVHFGLEDVPLLTWLLGCLSLVLVVVTNEIVKLHEIRVRVRYQKRQKLQFETKLGMNSPF, from the exons ATGCTGGGGAGGAGCCTTCCTTTTGGGGGTGATCACATTCATCTGGGCATGCCTGCAGTACTCTGGGCCCATGGATCTGAAGGAGAAGCACGTG GGCTCTGCCCCAACCTGCTGAGCCATGTTGAGTACTGTTGGGCACCCTCTCTGTGGTTAGAGAAGAGCTCCCCAGTCAGACTCCAAACACAGCTGCGTAACCAGCTGGAG GGCGAGCCACCCTTGGCCCTGGGCCTGTCCACCCGGAAGGCCCTCAGCATCCTGAAGGAGCAGCTCGAGGCGGTGCTGGAAGGACACCTGAAGGAACGGAAGAAATGTCTCACGTGGAAG GAGATGTGGAGAAGCAGCTTCCTGCACCACAGTAACCGCTGCTCCTGCTTCCACTGGCCGGGCGCCTCGCTCATGCTGCTGgcggtgctgctgctgctgggctgCCACGGGGGCCAGCCGGCGGGCAG CCACGGGGCCGAGCTGGTGAGCGCCTCGGCGCTGTGCCTCCTGCTCCTTCTCAACCTCATCCTCATCGGGCGGCAAGATCGGCTGAAGCGCAGGGAGGTAGAGCGGAGGCTCCGAGGGATCATTGACCAAATCCAAG ATGCGCTCAGGGATGGCAAGGAGATCAAGTGGCCGGATGCCATGTACCCAGACCTCCACATGCCCTTTGCACCATCCTGGTCCCTGCACTGGGCGTACAGAGATGGACATCTGGTCAACCTGCCAGTTAGCCTGTTGGTGGAAGGAGACATCATAGCTCTGAGGCCCGGCCAGGAATCGTTCGCCTCTCTGAGGGGGATCAAG GATGATGAACACATTGTCTTAGAGCCGGGAGACctgtttccccctttctctccacccccttcccccaggggAGAAGTGAAGAAAGGGCCACAGAACCCACAGCAGCACAGACTCTTCCGTGTCCTTGAGACCCCTGTGATTGACAACATCAG GTGGTGCCTGGACATGGCCCTGTCCCGCCCAGTCACTGCTCTGGACAACGAACGGTTCACGGTGCAGTCGGTGATGTTGCACTACGCTGTGCCTGTGGTCCTG GCCGGCTTCCTCATCACCAATGCCCTGCGCTTTATGCTGAATGCCCCTGGGGTCACGTCCTGGCAGTACACCCTCCTCCAGCTACAG GTGAACGGCGTCCTGCCCGTCCTCCCCCTGCTCTTTCCAGCCCTCTGGGTTCTGGCGACCGCCTGTGGAGAAGCCCGCGTCCTGGCTCAGATGAGCAAGGCCTCTCCCAGCTCCTTG CTGGCCAAGTTCTCGGAGGACACTCTCAGCAGCTATACAGAAGCCGTCTCCTCTCAG GAAATGCTACGCTGCATTTGGGGTCACTTCCTGCGGGTGATCCAGGGGACGTCGCCGACGCTGAGCCATAGTTCCAGCCTGTTGCACAGCTTGGGCTCTGTCACG GTCCTATGCTGTGTGGACAAACAGGGGATCCTGTCGTGGCCAAACCCCAGCCCGGAGACCGTGTTGTTCTTCAGTGGGAAGGTGGAGCCCCCACACAGCAGCCACGAGGACCTAACAGATGACCTGTCCACCCGCTCCTTCTGCCACCCCGAGGTAGAGGAGGAG GAACGTGGTGACTGGCCCGGTGACGGTCCCAAGCCCCCTGAATTCTACTCTCACCACAAAGCACACGGCCGCAGCAAACACCCATCCGGCTCCAATGTGAGCTTCAGCAGGGACACAGAGGGTGGTGAAGAAGAGCCTGGCAAG GCCCAGCCCGGACTGGAGGGCGAGCCGTACGAAGCGGAGGACTTTGTGTGTGACTACCACCTGGAGATGCTGAGCCTGTCACAGGATCAGCAGAACCCCTCCTGCATCCAGTTCGATGACTCCAACTGGCAGCTGCACCTTACATCCCTGAAGCCCCTGGGTCTCAACGTGCTGCTGAACTTGTGTAACGCCAGCGTCACGGAGCGGCTGTGCCGGTTCTCAGACCACCTGTGCAACATCGCCCTGCAGGAGAGCCACAGCGCCGTCCTGCCCGTGCACGTACCCTGGGGCCTCTGCGAGCTGGCCCGCCTCATAG GCTTCACTCCTGGGGCCAAGGAGCTCTTCAAACAGGAAAACCACCTTGCACTCTACCGCCTCCCCAGTGCCGAGATGGTGAAGGAAACCTCACTGGGAAGGCTCTCCTGTGTCACCAAGCGGCGCCCCCCCCTCAGCCACATGATCAGCCTCTTCATCAAGGACACCACCACCA gTACAGAACAGATGCTGTCCCATGGCACGGCGGACGTGGTCTTAGAGGCCTGCACAGACTTCTGGGACGGGGCCGACATCTACCCTCTTTCGGGTTCTGACAG AAAGAAAGTGCTGGATTTCTACCAGCGAGCCTGCTTGTCTGGCTACTGCTCTGCCTTTGCCTACAAGCCCATGAGCTGCGCCCTGTCCTCTCAACTCAACGGCAAGTGCATTGAGCTGGTGCAGGCGCCTGGCCAAAGCAGCATCTTCACCATGTGCGAGCTGCCCAGCACTGTCCCCATCAAGCTCAGCACCCGCCGCAACAGCTGGAGCTCTGACG AAGGGATCGGGGAGGTGCTGGAGAAGGAAGACTGTATGCAGGCCCTGAGCGGCCAGATCTTCATGGGCATGGTGTCCTCCCAGTACCAGGCCCGGCTGGACATCGTGCGCCTCATCGATGGGCTGGTCAATGCCTGCATCCGCTTCGTCTACTTCTCTTTGGAGGATGAGCTCAAAAGCAAG GTGTTTGCAGAAAAGATGGGCCTGGAGACAGGTTGGAACTGCCACATCTCTCTCACGCCCAATGGGGACATGCCTGGCTCTGAGATCCCCCCCTCCAGCCCTAGCCATGCTGGCTCCCTGCATGATGACCTGAATCAGG TGTCCCGAGACGATGCAGAAGGGCTCCTTCTGATGGAGGAGGAGGGTCACTCTGACCTCATTAGCTTCCAGCCGACAGACAGTGACCTCCCCAGCTTCCTGGAGGACTGCAACCGG GCCAAGCTGCCCCGAGGCATCCACCAGGTGCGTCCCCACCTGCAGAACATTGACAACGTGCCCCTGCTAGTGCCCCTGTTCACCGACTGTACCCCCGAGA CCATGTGTGAGATGATCAAGATCATGCAGGAATATGGGGAGGTGACCTGCTGCCTGGGCAGCTCTGCCAACCTCAGGAACAGTTGCCTTTTCCTCCAGAGCGACATCAG CATCGCCCTGGATCCCCTGTACCCATCCCGCTGCTCCTGGGAGACCTTTGGCTACGCCACCAGCACCAGCATGGCCCAGGCCTCGGATGGCCTTTCTCCCCTGCAGCTCTCGGGGCAGCTCAACAGCCTGCCCTGCTCCCTGACATTTCGCCAAGAAGAGACCATCAGCATCATCCGGCTCATTGAGCAG GCTCGGCACGCCACCTACGGCATTCGCAAGTGCTTCCTCTTCCTGCTGCAATGCCAGTTGACTCTGGTGGTCATCCAG TTCCTGTCTTGTCTGGTTCAGCTGCCACCGCTGCTGAGTACCACTGACATCCTGTGGCTGTCCTGCTTTTGCTACCCTCTGCTCAG CATCTCTCTGCTGGGAAAGCCCCCGCATAGCTCCATCATGTCTATGGCCACGGGGAAGAACCTTCAGTCCATTCCTAAGAAG ACCCAGCACTACTTCCTGCTCTGCTTCTTGCTCAAATTCAGCCTCACCGTCAGCTCGTGCCTCATCTGCTTTGGCTTCACGCTGCAGAGCTTCTGTGACAGCTCCCGGGCCCGCAACCTCACCAACTGCTCCTCCATCATGCTGAGCAG TCATGCCGACACAGCTCCAGCCTGGTTTGACGACTTTGCCAACGGACTGCTGACGGCCCAGAAGCTCACGGCGGCCCTGACCGTCCTGCACACGG TCTTCATTTCTATCACCCACGTGCATCGCACCAAGCCCCTGTGGAGAAAGAGCCCCTTGACAAACCTCTGGTGGGCCGTGACGGTGCCCGTGGT CCTGCTGGGGCAGGTGGGCCAGACGGCAGTGGACCTACAGCTGTGGACACACAGGGACAGCCGTGTCCACTTTGGCCTGGAGGACGTGCCTCTGCTGACATGGCTCCTGGGCTGCCTCTCCCTGGTCCTTGTGGTGGTCACCAACGAGATCGTGAAGCTGCATGAGATTCG GGTCCGGGTTCGCTACCAGAAGCGACAGAAACTGCAGTTTGAAACGAAGCTGGGCATGAACTCCCCCTTCTGA